One Desulfovibrio aminophilus DSM 12254 DNA segment encodes these proteins:
- a CDS encoding TIGR00180 family glycosyltransferase, translating into MREKLTIVIPTHERQRLLERRVLPNALASRGRILVIDSSAAPNTFAARHPDVDYVHCPGQNLTKKMQAPVLERVRTPYMLLNADDTLTNPRAVRLCLEFLEAHPDYSSAMGLDFQTGQGGEGLACPQFKRFPFAVDAERPGDRLLQNFLFFWSSYYAVQRTDMWRDIFSRCPQTLRNYYLFETYIVLMAAIHGKLAKLPLPFTLMEAGPSINDRDPRFHSSPFKLATDPRYGGEVQDVRQAVDAYLAERAGIPLEQARVFVDGALAMYWLQDKPVRTCADKLRREWQRLLDKTILRTRARARRAAARDEARVSRRCLLEQALDFVGPEGRADLDELLALIRAA; encoded by the coding sequence GTGCGAGAGAAACTGACCATCGTCATCCCCACCCACGAGCGCCAGCGGCTTTTGGAGCGGCGCGTCCTGCCCAACGCCCTGGCCAGTCGCGGCCGGATCCTGGTGATCGATTCCAGCGCCGCGCCCAACACCTTCGCCGCTAGGCACCCCGACGTGGATTACGTTCACTGTCCGGGCCAGAACCTGACCAAGAAGATGCAGGCCCCGGTGTTGGAGCGGGTCCGCACCCCCTACATGCTGCTCAACGCCGACGATACGCTGACGAATCCGCGCGCCGTGCGTCTCTGCCTGGAGTTCCTGGAGGCCCACCCAGACTACTCATCGGCCATGGGCCTGGACTTCCAGACCGGCCAGGGCGGGGAAGGCTTGGCCTGCCCCCAGTTCAAGCGGTTCCCCTTCGCCGTGGACGCCGAGCGCCCCGGGGACAGGCTGCTCCAGAATTTTCTGTTTTTCTGGTCCAGCTATTACGCGGTGCAGCGCACGGACATGTGGCGAGACATCTTCAGCCGCTGCCCGCAGACCCTCAGGAACTACTATCTCTTCGAGACCTATATCGTGCTCATGGCCGCCATCCACGGCAAGCTGGCCAAACTCCCTCTACCTTTCACCCTTATGGAGGCCGGGCCTTCGATCAACGACCGCGATCCGCGGTTCCATTCCAGCCCCTTCAAGCTGGCCACGGACCCGCGCTATGGCGGAGAGGTGCAAGACGTTCGCCAGGCGGTGGATGCCTACCTAGCCGAGCGGGCGGGCATCCCCCTGGAGCAGGCCCGGGTCTTCGTAGACGGGGCATTGGCCATGTACTGGCTTCAGGACAAGCCCGTGCGAACCTGCGCGGACAAGCTGCGCCGGGAGTGGCAGCGGTTGCTGGACAAGACCATCCTGCGGACCCGGGCCAGGGCCCGCAGGGCCGCTGCCCGGGACGAGGCCAGGGTCAGCCGGCGCTGTCTGCTTGAGCAGGCCCTGGATTTCGTAGGGCCTGAGGGCCGGGCCGACCTGGACGAACTGCTGGCTCTGATCCGG